The following proteins come from a genomic window of Achromobacter deleyi:
- a CDS encoding c-type cytochrome — protein sequence MMKKAIVAALSVLACGSAWAADGAPADAQMIKQGEYLSRAGDCIACHTAKDGKPFAGGLGIESPLGAIYSTNITPDKDTGIGNYTLEDFDRAVRHGVARDGHSLYPAMPYTAYAKVTPDDVKALYAYFMHGVEPVKQANKDTDITWPLSMRWPLGVWRWMFAPDVVTAPVTAPASEADKVALLRGQYLVEGLGHCSTCHTPRGFALQEKALTDADGSAFLSGGVVEGWLAKNLRGDMTDGLGSWSKEDIAAFLKSGRNGHSAAFGGMAQVVQDSTQHLTDADVNAIAVYLKSLPPVNKNATKPLAYNDTVAQALRTGKDTSDGAMTFLNNCAACHRSTGKGYAETFPQLALSSTVNSADPASLIHIVLKGAQMPGTSAAPTAYAMPGFDWRLTDKEVADVVTFVRSSWGNEGAAVSASDVAKVRKEVGAAKAPAR from the coding sequence ATGATGAAGAAAGCCATTGTCGCCGCGCTCTCGGTCCTGGCCTGTGGCAGCGCCTGGGCCGCCGACGGCGCCCCGGCCGACGCCCAGATGATCAAGCAGGGCGAGTACCTGTCGCGCGCCGGCGACTGTATCGCCTGCCACACCGCCAAGGATGGCAAGCCCTTCGCCGGCGGCCTGGGCATCGAGTCGCCGCTGGGCGCCATCTATTCCACCAACATCACGCCCGACAAGGACACGGGCATCGGCAACTACACGCTGGAGGACTTCGACCGCGCCGTGCGCCATGGCGTGGCCAGGGACGGCCATTCGCTGTACCCGGCGATGCCGTACACCGCCTACGCCAAGGTCACGCCGGATGACGTCAAGGCCCTGTACGCCTACTTCATGCACGGCGTCGAGCCGGTCAAGCAGGCCAACAAGGACACCGACATCACCTGGCCGCTGTCGATGCGCTGGCCGCTGGGCGTGTGGCGCTGGATGTTCGCGCCCGACGTCGTCACCGCGCCGGTCACCGCCCCGGCCAGCGAGGCCGACAAGGTGGCGCTGCTGCGCGGCCAGTACCTGGTCGAAGGCCTGGGCCATTGCAGCACCTGCCATACCCCGCGCGGTTTCGCCTTGCAGGAAAAGGCGCTGACCGACGCCGACGGCTCGGCCTTCCTGTCCGGCGGCGTGGTCGAAGGCTGGCTCGCCAAGAACCTGCGCGGCGACATGACCGACGGCCTGGGCAGCTGGAGCAAGGAAGACATCGCCGCCTTCCTGAAGTCCGGCCGCAACGGCCATTCGGCCGCGTTCGGCGGCATGGCGCAGGTGGTGCAGGACAGCACCCAGCACCTGACCGACGCCGACGTCAACGCCATCGCGGTGTACCTGAAGAGCCTGCCGCCGGTGAACAAGAACGCCACCAAGCCGCTCGCCTACAACGACACCGTGGCGCAGGCCCTGCGCACCGGCAAGGATACGAGCGACGGCGCCATGACGTTCCTGAACAACTGCGCGGCCTGCCACCGCAGCACCGGCAAGGGCTATGCGGAAACGTTCCCGCAGCTGGCCTTGAGCTCGACCGTGAACTCGGCCGACCCCGCGTCGCTGATCCACATCGTGCTCAAGGGCGCGCAGATGCCGGGCACCTCGGCCGCGCCGACGGCTTACGCCATGCCGGGCTTCGACTGGCGCCTGACCGACAAGGAGGTCGCCGACGTGGTGACCTTCGTGCGCTCCAGCTGGGGCAACGAAGGCGCCGCGGTGAGCGCGTCGGATGTGGCCAAGGTGCGCAAGGAAGTGGGCGCGGCCAAGGCGCCGGCGCGGTAA
- a CDS encoding lysozyme inhibitor LprI family protein — MMRPLLLAASLAVAGSATAAPSFNCAKAGTPVEKAICANSALADQDAAIARQYKDVREKLDAEAAKSLTADQRYFLGMRDRVYEAPFSQSTPVKEMATFMRSRLALLKAINPRPAAGFVGKWRNIEGEIEITQGANGQLAVAVSSWMPYYGNWVCDLSGNAVVDGDSLKVTYKDGPPWVLTLTRRGAVLVARETAPPGSPDDGSGPPYCGHKGSVAGDWFAAR, encoded by the coding sequence ATGATGCGTCCTCTGCTCTTGGCGGCATCGCTGGCCGTGGCCGGCAGCGCCACGGCGGCACCTTCCTTCAACTGCGCCAAGGCCGGCACGCCGGTCGAGAAAGCGATTTGCGCCAACTCGGCGCTGGCGGATCAGGATGCGGCGATCGCGCGGCAATACAAGGATGTGCGGGAAAAACTGGATGCCGAGGCGGCCAAGTCGCTGACCGCCGATCAGCGCTATTTCCTGGGCATGCGGGACAGGGTCTATGAGGCGCCTTTCTCGCAGAGCACGCCCGTCAAGGAAATGGCCACCTTCATGCGTTCGCGCCTGGCTTTGCTGAAGGCCATCAATCCGCGTCCGGCCGCCGGCTTCGTCGGCAAGTGGCGCAACATCGAGGGCGAGATCGAGATCACGCAAGGCGCCAACGGCCAGTTGGCCGTGGCGGTCAGTTCGTGGATGCCTTACTACGGCAACTGGGTGTGCGACCTGAGCGGCAACGCGGTGGTCGATGGCGACAGCCTGAAAGTGACCTACAAGGACGGTCCCCCCTGGGTCCTGACGCTGACGCGGCGTGGCGCCGTGCTGGTGGCGCGGGAAACGGCGCCCCCCGGCAGCCCCGACGACGGCTCCGGCCCGCCTTACTGCGGCCACAAGGGCAGCGTGGCCGGCGACTGGTTCGCGGCGCGCTGA
- a CDS encoding GNAT family N-acetyltransferase produces MPSPAVTLRQATARDADAIAAMHAASWAVTYRGLLPDGFLDAGLADNRMVHWQDQMREANTDAQAVFIAEQDGQPIGFVCVKQEHDHPGEVLLDNLHVLPPYQGTGAGKLMVTRAEAWARARGASRLYLYALEGNTRAIDFYERQGWRNTGTETDHIGGIEVQARRYERPV; encoded by the coding sequence ATGCCCAGCCCCGCCGTCACCCTGCGCCAGGCCACCGCCCGCGACGCCGACGCCATCGCCGCCATGCACGCGGCCAGCTGGGCGGTCACTTACCGCGGCCTGCTGCCGGACGGCTTTCTCGACGCCGGCCTGGCGGACAACCGCATGGTGCACTGGCAGGACCAGATGCGCGAGGCCAACACCGACGCGCAGGCCGTGTTCATCGCCGAACAGGACGGCCAGCCGATCGGCTTCGTCTGCGTCAAGCAGGAACACGACCACCCCGGCGAAGTGCTGCTGGACAACCTGCACGTGCTACCCCCCTACCAGGGCACCGGCGCCGGCAAGCTGATGGTGACGCGCGCCGAGGCCTGGGCCCGCGCCCGCGGCGCATCGCGGCTATATCTGTATGCGCTCGAAGGCAACACCCGCGCCATCGACTTCTACGAGCGGCAGGGCTGGCGCAACACCGGCACCGAAACCGACCACATCGGCGGCATCGAGGTGCAGGCGCGCCGCTACGAGCGGCCGGTCTAG
- a CDS encoding AAA family ATPase, whose translation MQSNASSVSSSAEPMLHFLCGKIGAGKSTLAARLASRPRTLLISEDAWLAALYPGEIREVADYARCAGRLRQAMAGHVAALVAAGLSVVLDFPANTRASRAWLREVAQAAGCRHQLHFLDLPDDVCKARLRARNESGTHPFTTSEAQYDAITAYFVAPRDDEGFEIVRHA comes from the coding sequence ATGCAATCGAACGCGTCTTCCGTGTCATCTTCCGCCGAACCCATGCTGCATTTCCTCTGCGGCAAGATCGGCGCCGGCAAGTCCACCCTGGCGGCGCGACTGGCGTCGCGGCCGCGCACCTTGCTGATCAGCGAGGACGCCTGGCTGGCGGCGTTGTATCCCGGCGAGATCCGCGAGGTGGCCGACTATGCCCGCTGCGCCGGCCGCCTGCGCCAGGCGATGGCCGGCCACGTGGCCGCGCTGGTCGCGGCCGGATTGTCGGTGGTGCTGGATTTCCCGGCCAACACCCGCGCCAGCCGCGCCTGGCTGCGCGAGGTGGCGCAGGCCGCCGGCTGCCGCCACCAGCTGCATTTCCTCGACCTGCCCGATGATGTCTGCAAGGCGCGGCTGCGCGCGCGCAACGAATCCGGCACGCATCCGTTCACGACCAGCGAGGCGCAGTACGACGCGATCACGGCGTATTTCGTGGCGCCGCGGGACGACGAAGGGTTCGAGATCGTGCGGCACGCATAG
- a CDS encoding VRR-NUC domain-containing protein: MLPPHRYYYLHNFQRALAWVGARYADLLDDHERLFMADFAALPQASQALLVRMLMRRGPWFRASRLVYEEIPATAEAAAPLLALGWLDADSPMTLDELFALHTRPELDRLFAATPVKGAGRKADLLEALRARHPDARAYACWVAGGAHLGGESAARGDAPVDPAWRVAVTDLCERLRLMFFGNLHQGWSEFVLADLGVFQYETVPFEPSSRAFQTRQDVDRYLALHACRQALDDGLDVDALLQAVADCASGNAWLEKRRAKVLLRLGQACERAQDWEAAQRVYTLCAYPGARHRRIRVYERMARFDEALALALQAEARPESEEETQRLARMLPRLRRKLGQAAPRGAAAPVSRFDLELARPAPPMAVEFAARDHLHRDAAPVHYVENTLINSLFGLLCWPAVFAPLPGAFFHPFQRGPADLDAPDFHARREALFAACLAQLDTGEYRATIRQRYADRQGVQSPFVFWGALDEPLLERALDHLPPAHLKLFFLRLLRDVKANRSGLPDLIRFCPEAPGYELIEIKGPGDKLQDNQIRWLAYCADHGVPVRVCHVSWREPASSSLADGSSHGACPDASAP; the protein is encoded by the coding sequence ATGTTGCCCCCGCACCGCTACTACTACCTGCACAACTTCCAGCGCGCCCTGGCGTGGGTCGGCGCGCGCTACGCCGATCTGCTGGATGACCACGAACGCCTTTTCATGGCGGACTTCGCGGCCTTGCCACAGGCCTCGCAGGCGCTGCTGGTGCGCATGCTGATGCGGCGCGGGCCGTGGTTCCGCGCCAGCCGGCTGGTCTACGAGGAAATCCCGGCCACGGCCGAGGCCGCCGCGCCGCTGCTGGCGCTGGGGTGGCTGGATGCCGACAGCCCCATGACGCTGGACGAATTGTTCGCGCTGCATACGCGTCCCGAGCTCGACCGGCTGTTCGCCGCCACGCCGGTCAAGGGCGCGGGACGCAAGGCGGATCTGCTGGAAGCGTTGCGCGCTCGCCATCCGGACGCCCGCGCCTACGCGTGCTGGGTGGCCGGCGGGGCGCACCTGGGCGGCGAGTCCGCGGCGCGCGGCGACGCCCCGGTCGACCCCGCCTGGCGCGTCGCGGTCACCGACCTGTGCGAGCGCTTGCGCCTGATGTTCTTCGGCAACCTGCACCAGGGCTGGTCGGAGTTCGTGCTGGCCGACCTGGGCGTGTTCCAGTACGAAACGGTGCCGTTCGAGCCTTCTTCGCGGGCCTTCCAGACGCGGCAAGACGTGGACCGCTACCTGGCCCTGCATGCCTGCCGCCAGGCGCTCGATGATGGCCTGGACGTCGATGCGCTGTTGCAGGCGGTGGCCGACTGCGCCAGCGGCAACGCCTGGCTGGAAAAGCGCCGCGCCAAGGTGCTGCTGCGCCTGGGGCAGGCCTGCGAGCGGGCCCAGGATTGGGAGGCGGCGCAACGGGTGTACACGCTGTGCGCCTATCCCGGCGCGCGTCATCGCCGCATCCGCGTGTATGAACGCATGGCGCGCTTCGACGAGGCGCTGGCGCTGGCCCTGCAGGCCGAGGCCCGGCCCGAGAGCGAGGAAGAAACCCAGCGCCTGGCGCGCATGCTGCCGCGCCTGCGCCGCAAGCTGGGGCAGGCCGCGCCGCGCGGCGCGGCCGCGCCGGTGTCCCGGTTCGACCTGGAACTCGCGCGGCCCGCGCCGCCGATGGCGGTGGAATTCGCCGCGCGCGATCACCTGCACCGCGACGCCGCGCCGGTCCACTACGTCGAGAACACGCTGATCAATTCATTGTTCGGACTGCTGTGCTGGCCGGCCGTGTTCGCGCCGCTGCCGGGCGCGTTCTTCCATCCGTTCCAGCGCGGGCCGGCCGACCTGGACGCGCCCGATTTCCACGCGCGGCGCGAAGCGCTGTTCGCCGCCTGCCTGGCGCAGCTGGACACGGGCGAGTATCGCGCCACGATCCGCCAGCGCTACGCCGACAGGCAGGGCGTGCAGTCGCCGTTCGTGTTCTGGGGTGCGCTCGACGAACCGCTGCTCGAGCGGGCGCTGGACCACCTGCCGCCTGCGCACCTGAAGCTGTTCTTCCTGCGGCTGCTGCGCGACGTCAAGGCCAACCGCTCGGGGCTGCCGGACCTGATCCGCTTTTGCCCGGAGGCGCCCGGCTACGAGCTCATCGAGATCAAGGGGCCGGGCGACAAGCTGCAGGACAACCAGATCCGCTGGCTGGCGTATTGCGCCGACCATGGCGTGCCGGTGCGCGTCTGCCATGTCAGCTGGCGCGAGCCGGCGTCTTCATCGCTGGCGGATGGCTCGTCGCATGGCGCTTGCCCGGACGCGTCCGCGCCATGA
- a CDS encoding ATP-dependent DNA helicase has translation MTYTVAVRALCEFTARAGDLDLRFTPAPSGLEGMAGHAAVTGRRGPAYETEVALTGQYDNLLVRGRADGYDPVANQLEEIKTYRGRLDSVRDNHRAAHWAQARVYGHLLCQARGLAQIRVALVYFNVATEEETVLTESRDAAWLAAFFHEQCDRFLAWSRTELAHRQARDAALEKLAFPYGEFRSGQRELAVSVYRTARDGRCLMAQAPTGIGKTLGTLFPLLKAGPGTGLDKVFFLAAKGSGRGLALAALDTLNAQPAAPGLRVLDLQARDKTCEHPDKACHGDSCPLAQGFYDRLPAARETALAQPRLDAPAVRAAARAHQVCPYYLSQELIRWSDVVVGDYNYYYDATAMLHALTQAHQWKVAVLVDEAHNLVDRARRMYTGELNQLALAAARQAAPKALKKPLDGLQRSWTALNKKQAEPYQAYDEAPAGVLAAVQKAVAAITDYLGEAPLAQEDPVLAFYFEALHFMRLAEQFGPHALFDVTLAAGGARGAKTPPSTLCVRNVVPASYLAARHAAAHATVLFSGTLSPQQFYRDTLGLPAEAAWIDVAAPFQAEQLAVKVVGHVSTRYRDRERSLEPITDLIADQYARRPGNYLGFLSSFDYLRQVADLMRSRHPQVPIWLQTPGMDEAGRAAFLGRFTESGQGVGFAVLGGAFSEGVDLPGKRLIGAFIATLGLPQVNAVNENIKRAMERRYGEAQGYDYTYLYPGMQKVVQAAGRVIRTEQDVGTVHLIDDRYRRAKVRNLLPSWWRVD, from the coding sequence ATGACCTACACCGTCGCGGTGCGTGCACTCTGCGAATTCACGGCCCGCGCGGGCGACCTTGACCTGCGCTTCACGCCCGCGCCCAGCGGCCTGGAGGGCATGGCCGGCCACGCCGCCGTGACAGGCCGGCGCGGGCCCGCCTACGAAACCGAAGTGGCGCTGACCGGGCAATACGACAACCTGCTGGTGCGCGGCCGCGCCGACGGCTACGACCCGGTCGCCAACCAGCTCGAAGAGATCAAGACCTACCGCGGCCGGCTCGACAGCGTGCGCGACAACCATCGCGCCGCCCATTGGGCCCAGGCGCGGGTCTACGGCCACCTGTTGTGCCAGGCGCGCGGCCTGGCGCAGATCCGCGTGGCGCTGGTGTACTTCAACGTCGCCACCGAGGAAGAGACCGTGCTGACCGAGAGCCGCGACGCGGCCTGGCTGGCGGCCTTCTTCCACGAACAATGCGACCGCTTCCTGGCGTGGTCGCGCACCGAACTGGCGCACCGCCAGGCGCGCGACGCGGCGCTGGAAAAGCTGGCGTTCCCGTATGGCGAGTTCCGCAGCGGCCAGCGCGAGCTGGCGGTGTCGGTGTACCGCACGGCGCGCGACGGTCGCTGCCTGATGGCGCAGGCGCCCACCGGCATCGGCAAGACGCTGGGCACCTTGTTTCCGCTGCTCAAGGCCGGCCCGGGCACCGGGCTGGACAAGGTGTTCTTCCTGGCGGCCAAGGGGTCGGGGCGCGGGCTGGCGCTGGCCGCGCTGGATACGCTGAACGCGCAGCCCGCCGCGCCCGGCCTGCGGGTGCTGGACCTGCAGGCGCGCGACAAGACCTGCGAGCATCCCGACAAGGCCTGCCACGGCGATTCCTGCCCGCTGGCGCAGGGCTTCTACGACCGCCTGCCGGCCGCGCGCGAGACGGCGCTGGCCCAGCCGCGGCTGGACGCGCCGGCGGTGCGCGCCGCGGCCCGCGCCCACCAGGTATGTCCGTACTACCTGTCGCAGGAATTGATCCGCTGGAGCGACGTGGTGGTGGGCGACTACAACTACTACTACGACGCCACCGCCATGCTGCACGCGCTGACGCAGGCGCACCAATGGAAGGTGGCGGTGCTGGTGGACGAGGCGCACAACCTGGTCGACCGCGCGCGCCGCATGTATACCGGCGAATTGAACCAGCTGGCGCTGGCGGCGGCGCGCCAGGCCGCGCCCAAGGCGCTGAAAAAGCCGCTGGACGGCCTGCAGCGTTCCTGGACCGCGCTCAACAAGAAGCAGGCCGAGCCGTACCAGGCCTACGACGAGGCGCCGGCCGGCGTGCTGGCGGCGGTGCAGAAGGCGGTGGCCGCCATCACTGACTACCTGGGCGAGGCGCCGCTGGCGCAGGAAGATCCGGTGCTGGCGTTCTATTTCGAGGCGCTGCATTTCATGCGGCTGGCCGAGCAGTTCGGGCCGCACGCGCTGTTCGACGTGACGCTGGCCGCAGGCGGGGCGCGCGGCGCCAAGACGCCGCCGTCCACGCTGTGCGTGCGCAACGTGGTGCCAGCGTCGTACCTGGCGGCGCGGCATGCGGCAGCGCACGCGACCGTGCTGTTTTCCGGCACGTTGAGTCCGCAGCAGTTCTATCGCGACACCCTGGGCCTGCCGGCCGAGGCGGCCTGGATCGACGTGGCCGCGCCGTTCCAGGCCGAGCAATTGGCGGTCAAGGTGGTTGGCCATGTCTCGACCCGCTACCGCGACCGAGAACGCTCGCTCGAACCGATCACCGACCTGATCGCCGACCAGTACGCGCGCCGGCCGGGCAACTACCTGGGTTTCCTGAGCAGCTTCGACTATCTGCGGCAGGTGGCCGACCTGATGCGCTCGCGTCATCCGCAGGTCCCGATCTGGCTGCAGACGCCAGGCATGGACGAGGCCGGCCGCGCCGCCTTCCTGGGGCGCTTCACGGAAAGCGGGCAGGGCGTGGGTTTCGCGGTCCTGGGCGGCGCTTTCTCCGAGGGCGTGGACCTGCCCGGCAAACGGCTGATCGGCGCCTTCATCGCCACCCTGGGGCTGCCGCAGGTCAATGCCGTCAACGAGAACATCAAGCGCGCGATGGAGCGGCGCTACGGCGAAGCGCAGGGCTACGACTACACCTACCTCTATCCCGGCATGCAGAAGGTGGTGCAGGCGGCGGGCCGCGTCATCCGCACCGAGCAGGACGTGGGCACGGTGCACCTGATCGATGACCGCTATCGCCGCGCCAAGGTGCGTAACCTGCTGCCGAGCTGGTGGCGGGTGGATTGA
- a CDS encoding group III truncated hemoglobin: MPEPDICTEAEIRDLVHTFYAKARADAALGPVFAAQVHDWDEHLATLSDFWSAVLLGTRRFSGMPMPKHAAMPHLSAELFERWLVLWGETLAALPNRALADAAGEMAKRMARSLWYGYQLSRDPNQPLTELRPA, translated from the coding sequence CTGCCCGAACCCGACATCTGCACCGAAGCCGAAATCCGTGACCTGGTGCACACGTTCTACGCCAAGGCCCGCGCGGACGCCGCGCTGGGCCCGGTATTCGCGGCCCAGGTGCACGACTGGGACGAACACCTGGCGACGCTGTCCGACTTCTGGTCGGCCGTGCTGCTGGGCACCCGGCGCTTCTCCGGCATGCCGATGCCCAAGCACGCCGCGATGCCGCACCTGAGCGCCGAGCTGTTCGAGCGCTGGCTGGTCCTGTGGGGCGAGACGCTGGCGGCCCTGCCGAACCGCGCGCTGGCCGACGCCGCGGGCGAAATGGCCAAGCGCATGGCCCGCAGCCTGTGGTACGGCTACCAGCTCAGCCGCGATCCGAACCAGCCGCTGACGGAACTGCGTCCGGCCTGA
- a CDS encoding MFS transporter, which produces MTPSHPSPASNRWLQLLAACLTAVLIPLCFTGPAVVLPSISQALGGTPVQLNWILNGYILAYGSVIMVSGSLTDLYGPRRVWLGGLAWFCAFTFPIAWAPSAGWIDFLRLMQGVGGAAAFAAAMSSLAPLFHGAARARAFSLLGTTFGIGLSFGPLISGWLVQTAGWRWVFHGTGLVGLVGLALVAASVRATPGAAAGRFDWRGALSFTGALGLFTYGMLLAPENGWTDAAVAGSLLASALLGAAFILTETRATHPMLDLSLFRRPRFVGVQALAASPAFLFIALIAILPSRFIGIDGHSALRAGQLMMGLATPLLVVPFLAALLTRRFSPAALSSTGLVLAAIGLAWLARDLGGDADRLWLPMSLIGIGIGLPWGLMDAMAVSVVEHERVGMATGIFNTVRVSADGVAIAAISALLATLIHAQAAAALPGAGAQALLQAANRAALGQLDEAGALLPGAGDLLHHAYDLAFGQVLYALAGFALVLAVLVYALLARPETAPMTRVRTPAH; this is translated from the coding sequence ATGACCCCATCGCATCCCTCACCCGCCTCCAATCGCTGGCTGCAACTGCTGGCGGCCTGCCTCACGGCCGTGCTCATTCCCCTGTGCTTCACCGGTCCGGCGGTGGTCCTGCCGTCGATCAGCCAGGCGCTGGGCGGCACGCCGGTGCAGCTGAACTGGATCCTCAACGGCTACATCCTGGCCTACGGCAGCGTCATCATGGTGTCCGGCAGCCTCACCGACCTGTATGGCCCGCGCCGCGTCTGGCTCGGCGGACTGGCCTGGTTCTGCGCCTTCACCTTTCCCATCGCCTGGGCGCCATCGGCCGGCTGGATCGACTTCCTGCGCCTGATGCAGGGCGTGGGCGGCGCGGCGGCGTTCGCCGCGGCCATGTCGTCGCTGGCGCCGCTGTTCCATGGCGCCGCCCGCGCCCGCGCCTTCAGCCTGCTGGGCACCACCTTCGGCATCGGCCTGTCGTTCGGACCGCTGATCTCCGGCTGGCTGGTGCAGACCGCCGGCTGGCGCTGGGTGTTCCACGGCACCGGCCTGGTCGGCCTGGTCGGGCTGGCGCTGGTCGCGGCCAGCGTGCGCGCCACCCCGGGCGCGGCCGCGGGCCGCTTCGACTGGCGCGGCGCGCTCAGCTTCACCGGCGCGCTGGGGCTGTTCACCTACGGCATGCTGCTCGCCCCGGAAAACGGCTGGACCGACGCCGCCGTGGCCGGATCGCTGCTGGCCTCGGCGCTGCTGGGCGCAGCCTTCATCCTCACCGAAACCCGCGCCACGCATCCGATGCTGGACCTGTCGCTGTTCCGCCGCCCGCGCTTTGTCGGCGTGCAGGCGCTGGCGGCATCGCCGGCGTTTCTGTTCATCGCGCTGATCGCCATCCTGCCCAGCCGCTTCATCGGCATCGACGGCCACAGCGCGCTGCGCGCCGGCCAGCTGATGATGGGCCTGGCCACGCCGCTGCTGGTGGTGCCGTTCCTGGCCGCGCTGCTGACGCGCCGTTTCAGCCCCGCCGCGCTATCCAGCACCGGCCTGGTGCTGGCAGCCATCGGCCTGGCGTGGCTGGCCCGCGACCTGGGCGGCGACGCCGACCGGCTGTGGCTGCCGATGAGCCTGATCGGCATCGGCATCGGCCTGCCCTGGGGCCTGATGGACGCCATGGCGGTCAGCGTGGTGGAACATGAGCGGGTCGGCATGGCCACCGGCATCTTCAATACCGTGCGCGTGTCCGCCGATGGCGTGGCCATCGCCGCCATCAGCGCCCTGCTGGCCACGCTGATCCACGCCCAGGCCGCCGCCGCCCTGCCCGGCGCGGGCGCCCAGGCGCTGCTGCAGGCCGCCAACCGCGCCGCGCTCGGGCAGCTGGACGAAGCGGGCGCGCTGCTGCCCGGCGCCGGCGACCTGTTGCACCACGCCTACGATCTGGCCTTCGGGCAGGTGCTGTATGCGCTGGCGGGATTCGCGCTGGTGCTGGCCGTGCTGGTCTACGCCTTGCTGGCGCGGCCCGAGACGGCGCCGATGACGCGGGTGCGGACCCCGGCGCATTGA
- a CDS encoding LysR family transcriptional regulator: MDSLSGIGVFVLVADTRSFAEAGRVLGVSPSAVGKSVARMEAHLKVRLFHRSTRHITLTPEGEKFLERCRRILCEVEAAELELSEAAGTPSGRLRVSLPRYSRLFEPAIATFMKQYPQVRLDLDFTDRMVDVIGEGYDAVVRSGEMQDSGLKRRRLGPFRRILAASPDYLARHGTPRRASELLRHCCLHYRFPSTGKLEQWPLKTAAGAAAPELPLTLVCNSVETRIFLALGGLGIACLPDFTIKEELAAGKLVTVLDERTRGNATMWAVWPASRHPSPKLRVFVDHLAQQLFP, encoded by the coding sequence ATGGACAGCCTGAGCGGTATCGGCGTTTTCGTGCTGGTGGCGGACACGCGCAGCTTCGCGGAGGCGGGGCGGGTGCTGGGCGTGTCGCCCTCGGCCGTGGGCAAGAGCGTGGCGCGGATGGAAGCGCACCTGAAGGTGCGGCTGTTCCACCGCAGCACCCGCCACATCACCCTGACCCCGGAGGGCGAGAAATTCCTGGAGCGCTGCCGCCGCATCCTGTGCGAAGTCGAGGCCGCCGAGCTGGAACTGTCGGAGGCCGCCGGCACGCCCAGCGGCCGGCTGCGCGTCAGCCTGCCGCGCTATAGCCGGCTGTTCGAGCCGGCCATCGCCACGTTCATGAAGCAGTATCCGCAGGTGCGGCTGGACCTGGATTTCACCGACCGCATGGTCGACGTGATCGGCGAGGGGTATGACGCCGTGGTGCGTTCCGGCGAGATGCAGGACTCCGGCCTGAAGCGCCGCCGGCTGGGGCCGTTCCGCCGCATCCTGGCGGCCTCGCCCGACTACCTGGCGCGGCATGGCACGCCGCGCCGCGCCAGCGAGCTGCTGCGCCATTGCTGCCTGCATTACCGCTTTCCCAGCACCGGCAAGCTGGAGCAATGGCCTTTGAAGACGGCCGCCGGCGCCGCCGCGCCCGAATTGCCGCTGACGCTGGTCTGCAACAGCGTCGAGACCCGCATCTTCCTGGCGCTTGGCGGGCTTGGGATCGCCTGCCTGCCGGATTTCACCATCAAGGAAGAACTGGCCGCGGGCAAGCTGGTCACGGTGCTGGACGAACGCACCCGGGGCAACGCCACCATGTGGGCGGTGTGGCCCGCCAGCCGCCATCCGTCGCCCAAGCTGCGGGTGTTCGTGGATCACCTGGCGCAGCAGTTGTTTCCCTGA
- a CDS encoding PaaI family thioesterase, with protein sequence MTSASIPAGTAAQREPSLVDQTGAGLDGLAQLRALLASGRKPGILVSLDFDFVEAEEGLAVFAGTPGPHAYNPIGTVHGGYAATLLDSACGCAVHSRLSAEQAYTTLELKVAYHKAITRHSGRLRAEGRVLSFGQRVAYAEAKLTDAEGRLLASATSTLLVFARPAA encoded by the coding sequence ATGACTTCCGCTTCGATTCCCGCCGGCACCGCCGCGCAACGCGAACCCAGCCTGGTCGACCAGACCGGCGCGGGCCTGGATGGCCTGGCGCAGCTGCGCGCCTTGCTGGCCTCGGGCCGCAAGCCGGGCATCCTGGTGTCGCTGGATTTCGATTTCGTCGAGGCCGAGGAAGGGCTGGCGGTGTTCGCCGGCACGCCCGGCCCGCATGCCTACAACCCGATCGGCACGGTGCATGGCGGCTATGCCGCGACCCTGCTGGATTCGGCCTGCGGCTGCGCGGTGCATTCGCGCCTGTCGGCCGAGCAGGCCTACACCACGCTGGAACTCAAGGTGGCCTATCACAAGGCCATCACGCGCCACAGCGGCCGGCTGCGGGCCGAGGGGCGGGTGCTGTCGTTCGGCCAGCGGGTGGCGTACGCCGAGGCCAAGCTGACCGACGCCGAGGGCCGCCTGCTGGCCTCGGCCACGTCCACCTTGCTGGTGTTCGCGCGCCCGGCGGCCTGA